TGGAACATCAGCGTGGATCCCGAGGCGGCCGCCGAGGTGTTCGCAGCCTGGTCCGACGAAAGCCTTGGGTTGCAGCGACTTCCGATCCTGTGTGGGCTGGATCTCACCCGAAGAGTCGCGATCACTCCGCAGATCCTGGCGAGGTTGGCGGCCGCCGCGGAGTCGACTTCCACGATCATGAGCGTGGACGACGAACGCGGCACCCGTTCGACGGCGTCCAACCCGGTGATCCGGCTGATCGAGGACGCGATGCGGTTCTACCTCGAGGGTTACCACGACAACGGACACGGATATCTGGCGCATCTGCACGACCCGTTGGCCGCGGCGGTCGCGCTGGACCCCGAACTCGTCGCGACCCGTCCGGGCCGGGTGGACGTCGAGCTCGCCGGCACCCTGACCCGCGGTATGACGGTGACCGACTGGCGCCGAGAACCAAATGCGCGCATCGGTGTTGGCGTCGATCCGACGGCATTCTTCGACCGGTTCATCGAACGCGTGGGGCCATTCGCGCGTCAGCTCACCTGGTAAGGGGGCCTGGGCCGCGCCTGGCGTTGACAGATCCCGCCAGCAAACGATGGAATAGTTGAATATCTGCGCGGGGTTGCGTTAGTCAGCAGGGAGGACCTTCGCAATGACAGAGCTGGTTACGGGGAAAGCGTTACCGAATGTAGTGGTCACCGGTATTGCCATGACGACAGCACTGGCTACCGACGCCGACAGCACCTGGAAGTTGTTGCTGGACAGCCAAAGCGGCATCCGGACCCTAGAGGACTCGTTCATCGAGCACTATGAGCTACCGGTACGCATCGGCGGGCACCTACTGGAGGATTTCGACCACGGGCTGACGCGGGCCGAGCGGCACCGGATGGGCTGGCTGCAGAAGATGGCCGCCATTTTGAGCCGCCGCGTGTGGGAAAACGCCGGCACACCCGAGATCGACCCCAGTCGATTGCTGGTATCCGTCGGCACCGGCCTGGGTTCGGCCGAGCAAATCGTCTTCAGCTACGACGACCTGCGCGCCCGCGGCCGCCGGGCGGTCTCTCCGCTCGCGGTGGCGAAGTACATGCCCAACGGCCCCGCCGCTGCGATCGGGCTGGAACGACACGCCGGGGCCGGGGTGCTCACACCGGTTTCGGCCTGCGCATCCGGCTCGGAGGGCATCGCGCAGGCCTGGCGCAATATCGTCCTCGGTGAGGCCGACATCGCCATTTGCGGGGGCGTCGAGGTCAAGATCGAAGCGGTGGCGATCGCGGCGTTTGCCCAGATGCGCATCGTGTTGTCGACGAAGAACGACGACCCACCCCGGGCGTGCCGCCCGTTCGACCGGGACCGGACCGGCATCGTGTTCGGCGAGGCCGGCGCCCTGATGGTCATCGAGACCGAGGAGCACGCCAAGGCACGAGGCGCCAACATCCTGGCCCGGATCATGGGCGCCAGCATCACCTCGGACGGCCACCACATGGTGGCGCCGGATCCCAACGGCGCACGCGCCGGACATGCGATGAGCAGGGCGATTCAGCTGGCGGGGCTGACGCCGGGCGACATCGACCACGTCAATGCGCACGCCACCGGCACCTTGGTGGGCGACCTGGCCGAGGCCAAGGCCATCAACAACGCGCTGCGCGGCAACAAACCGGCCGTGTACGCGCCCAAGGCCGCACTGGGTCACTCGGTAGGGGCGGTCGGCGCGGTGGAGTCGATCCTGACCGTGCAGGCGCTGCGGGATCAGGTGATCCCGCCGACCCTGAACCTGGAAAACCTGGACCCGGAGATCGACCTGGACGTGGTTACGGGCAACCCGCGGCCCGGCAATTACCGGTACGCGCTCAACAACTCGTTCGGATTCGGCGGCCACAACGTCGCCGTGGCTTTCGGCCGGTACTGACATCCCTTACTCGTAGCTCCCCTCCAAATACCACCTCCTTTGCCGATAGCACAGCAACAGCGCGCGTTCGCTTTCCAGCAGCACCTGGGCGCGCGCGGTGCGGCCCGGTGAACCAGTGGAGTTCGGGTCCGGATCCCACCACCGCTCGTCGACCGGCCACGGTCCGGCCCACCAGCGCAGTGGGTCGTCCTGGCCGCGGGCGACCAGGCGCGCCGGGTCGGCGGAGAACATCCCCCGGCTGGTCACCCGTATCGAATTTCCTTGGGCATCAAGCAATTCCACCGGATCGTCGAGCAATACCGCCGGCGACGGGTTCGGCAGCTGGCCGGGCCACGGCAACCCCGGGTCGGCATCCGGCGCGGGCTCGTCACCCAGCGGAGTCAGCGTGATGCGTTCGGCCGGTCCGCGGCCTCCGGACAGCACCGGCACCCGCACCGCCTCCGGCCCGAGCAGGCCCTGCACCCGCACCAGGGCGCGGCGGGCACGCTGCCGGTCCTCTTCACCGAGGCCGCCCCATAACGGCAGCTGCAGCGCCTCGGCGGACACCACCTCCACCGCCTGCAGCCGCAGCAATGTCACCGGCGCCGTCGGGCCAGGATTGCGGGCCGTCCGGCTGCTCAACCACCCGTCCAGTTGCCAGCGCACCCGATCGGCGGTGGCGTCCTCGGTCAACGGCTCGGCGCACCGCCATACCCGGTTCAGTTCTTCGCCGTTGGCGGTGACGGCGTGAATGGACAGCCGGGTGCATCCCACCCCGGCGGACATCAGCATCTGGTGCAGCGTGCCGGCCAGCGAGCGTCCGGCGAACGCCGCGGCGTCGACCCGGTCGATCGGCGGATCGCAGTCCAGCACGGCCTCGAGTTCGGCCGGTGGCTCCCGCCCGGACGGGCCCCGCTCGGGCTCGCCGCGAGCGAACCGGTGGGCGTTGCGCCCGTCGGCGCCGAACCGGGAAGCCACGTCGGTCGCCGACAGCGCGGCGAACTGGCCGATGGTACGAATCCCTAACCGCCACAACAGATCCGTGAGCTCCTCTCGCCCCGGACCGGACAGGCTCGGCTCGGTGGCCAACTGCCGGATCGACAGCGCCGACAGGAACTTCGCATCGCCGCCGGCCTGGACGACGCGACCCGCCCGGGCGGCGAAGACCGCGGTGGACAGCTGGTCGGCGATCCCGACCTGACACTCGGTCCCGGCCACTGAACTCACAGCCACCGCGTCGATCAGCCGTTCGGCGGCCTGGGCTTCGGACCCGAAATAGCGGGCCGCTCCGCGCACCGGCAACACCAGGAGACCGGGCCGCAGCACCTCGGCGCGAGGCACCAGGTCGTCGACCGCCGCAATCACCCCCTCGAAAAAGCGGGCGTCACGGTCGGCGTCGGCGGTGGCGACGTGCAGTTGCGGGCAACGGGCCGCGGCCTCGCGGCGTCGCAACCCTCGCCGCACGCCGGCCGCACGCGCAGCCGACGAGCAGGCGATCACCCGATTGGCCAAAGTGACCGCGATCGGGGTCGTCATGGATTTGCCCGCCGCTGCCGCCGCCGCGACCGCCGGCCAGTCCATGCACCAAATGGCCAGCACCCGGGAAGACATTCGACCTCACCCGGTTCGCGTTCGGCGACCGGCCACCCGTCTCCCCGCGCACACCCCGCTGACCTGCAGCCGCACTCCACTGATGCGTCCGAATCCGCAGACCGGGGCGTCGCGGTGACCCGCCGTGATCTCGTAGCCGCTGACCCGGGCCTTCAGCCGGGTCGGCGCCCCCTGCCAGTCGCCGTCGGTGACCAGCAGGGTGCAGCCCTTGAGGCGGGCACGGGCCACCACCGCCCGCGCCCGGGTCAGTGGCACCCGACGCCCACCCAGTCCGAGCACCACCAGATCCATGCCGTCGATGAGCACCGCGGCCACTTCAACCGGATCGGTCCCGGGATCCGGTATCACCGCGAGCCGGCTCAGATCCGCCCCCATCTCCACCGCGGCCAGCAGCCCGATATCCGGCTGACCGACGATGGCCGCGTTTCCCCCGGCCGCCGTCACCGCGGCGACCATGCTCAGCAGCAGCGACCGCGCTCCCGACAGCACAGCCACCGACCCCCGGGGTAGCTGGGCGGGTAGCGCCTCGGCCAGCCACTGCGGGACAGGCAGCCCGGACTCCGATTCGGGCAGCAGGCTATCGGGGTGGGCGGCGGGCCTTCCGGGCGATTTCCCGGACAGCACCGCCATCTGCCGACGTAGCGATTCGAGCCGTTCCGCACGATCCAGGTCGGAGGCGACAGCCGCCGTCATATAGCCTCCTACCAGCAGTTCCTCGAATATTTTCGAATGTATGTTCGATTGATTCGAGTAAACACCCACCCTCCGACAACCGTCAAGAAACGGGAGAGGCTGGTTATGCGCTCGGTGCTGTTGTGGCTTCTGGTGCTTATTTGTGGCGCCATCGTGGTGCCCACGCCGGCTCGAAGCGACGGCGATAGCTGTCAACCGGCCGAGTTCTTCGTCGTCGACAATGGCGATCCCCTGTTCGAGCCGCGGGCCGACGTGACGATCGCCCTCAACGGCGTGACGGTCACCGGGTCAACGCCGCTCGACGGGGTGTACTGGTTCGCCGCGCAGCAGCGAATCACCCTGGAGCGTTCGCGTGAATTCCATCTGTGCGGCACCGAGCCCGCCCTGCACACCGCCGCCGAGGCACTGCGCCGTCAGTTCGACCAGGAATCGGTGCTGTCCTTCGACTACCTGCCACCAACCGCGCCGCAGGAGAACGCGATCATCATCACCGTGCCGGATGTCGACGTCGGGCGCCTCACCACCGCGCTGGCGGCCGATCTCTCGGTCCGTGACCGGCTGCGCGGCGGATCCGTCACCGCGACCGACCACACCCTGATTCTGATCGCCGCAAACGGCGACCGCGACCTCGCCCGCCGGCTCGTCACTGCGGCCGGCGGTAACTGGCAAGCCGCCGATATTGCTTACGGCAGAAGCGAATTCGCGGAGTAACTACTCCCACTCGATGGTGCCGGGTGGCTTGCTGGTGATGTCCAGCACCACGCGGTTGACCTCGCGGACCTCATTGGTGATCCGGGTCGAGATGCGTTCCAGCACCTCGTAGGGCACCCGGGTCCAGTCCGCGGTCATGGCGTCCTCGCTGGAGACCGGCCGCAGCACGATCGGGTGCCCGTAGGTGCGGCCGTCGCCCTGCACGCCGACCGAGCGCACGTCGCCCAGCAGCACCACCGGGCACTGCCAAATCTGGTTGTCCAGGCCGGCGGCGGTCAGCTCCTCGCGCGCGATCGAGTCGGCACGCCGCAGCGTGTCCAGCCGCTGCGCGGTGACCTCACCGACGATCCGAATACCCAGCCCCGGACCCGGAAAGGGCTGGCGCCCAACGATTTCCTCCGGCAGACCCAGTTCCCGTCCGACCGCGCGCACCTCGTCCTTGAACAGCAACCGCAGCGGCTCGACGAGTTTGAACTTCAGGTCGTCGGGCAGACCGCCAACGTTGTGGTGGCTCTTGATGTTCGCGGTTCCGCTGCCTCCGCCGGACTCCACCACGTCCGGATACAACGTGCCCTGCACCAGGAAGTCGACACCGGAACCGTCGTTGGCCACGATGTCTCGGACCGCGCCCTCGAAGGCCCGGATGAACTGGCGGCCGATGATCTTGCGCTTGCCCTCGGGATTGGTCACGCCGCCCAGCGCCTCGAGGAAGGTGTCGGCCGCGTCGACGGTGACCAGGTTGGCACCGGTGGCGGCGACGAAATCACGCTGCACCTGCGCGCGCTCACCGGCGCGCAACAGCCCATGGTCGACGAAGACACAGGTCAGCCGGTCGCCGATGGCCCGCTGCACCAGCGCCGCGGCCACCGCGGAATCCACCCCACCGGACAGCCCGCAGATCGCGTGGCCGTCACCGATCTGGGCACGCACCTGTTCGATCAGCGCATCGGCGATGTTGGCGGCCGTCCATTGCGCGCCGAGCCCGGCGAAGCCGTGCAGAAAGCGGCTGAGCACCTGCTGCCCGTGCGGGCTGTGCATCACCTCGGGGTGGTACTGAACGCCGGCCAGGCGTCGGGCCCGATTCTCGAAGCCGGCGACCGCGGCGCCCGGGCTACTGGCCACCACGTCGAACCCCTCGGGCGCGGCCGTGACCGCGTCACCGTGGCTCATCCAGACCGGCTGCACCGCTGGTAGTCCCGAATGTAATTCGCCACCAAGCACTTTCAGCTCGGTGCGACCGTATTCACTGGTGCCGGTATGGGCGACGGTACCGCCCAGCGCCTGCGCCATCGCCTGAAACCCGTAGCAGATGCCGAACACCGGCACGCCCAGGTCGAACACCGCCGGGTCCAGTTGCGGGGCGCCTTCGGCATACACACTGGCCGGCCCGCCGGAGAGCACCAGCGCCACCGGGTCCTTGGCTTTGATCTCCTCGATCGAGGCGGTGTGCGGGATGACCTCCGAAAAGACCCGCGCTTCCCGGACGCGACGGGCGATCAGCTGCGCATACTGCGCGCCGAAATCGACCACCAATACCGGTCGGGTCACGGGTCCGACTCCACCAAGATCGGGGTCGAGGTCAGCAGGTTCAGCCACGGCCACGAGTCTAGTGTTCGGTTGCGGCGTCGATCACCGCGTCGACAACGCGCCGGATGCGGGCCGCGGCGTGGTCCGGGTCCGGCTGGCCTGCGTCGAGCCAGGCGATCACCGCGTCAATCGTCATGGTGGGTAGCAGTCGTGCCGCCCAGCTCCGCCATCGGTCGTCGGCGACCCCGGCCAGGTGGCGACGGGTGATCTCGGTCGAGCTCTCGCTGAGCGAGTCGATCATGTCGCGAAACTCCGGCTCGCGCACGGCATGTCGGAACAGCAGCCGAAAGGCGTCCGGATCGGCCGCGGCCGCGCGGATCAGTGCCGGGATGCTGGCGTCGTCGAAGTCATCGGTGCCGGTGGCCTCGCGCAGACGGGTGTGGCCGCTGTCGATGACGGCCCGGTAGAGCTCTGCCTTCGACGCGAAATGGCGGTACAGAATCACCGGCGTCACCCCGGCTTCGCCGGCGATGGCGTCGAGGCCCGTGTTGGCGAAACCGCCGCGGGCGAACGCACGAGTGGCGGCATCCACGATCTGTTCCCGCCGTTGGGCGCGTGGTAGTCGCGGGGTCGCATCGGATCGAACGGCCGTCATCTGCACCTCACTTGTATAGGGGACAGTGTACAAGTACTCTTGTATACGTCTTCTTATACTTAAGGCGGCGCCGATGCATCGAGTGCGCACACCGGTAGGCCACGAAGCCTGGCTGGTCACCGATTACGCCCAGGTGCGAAACCTGCTCGACGACGATCGTCTCGGTCGGTCCCATCGCGAACCCGACAAGGCGTCGCGTACCGGGGAGTCGGCTTTGTTCGGTGGTCCGCTGGGCAACTTCGACACCGAAGACGCCGACCACGCCCGGATGCGAAAACTACTGCAGCCGCACTTTTCGCCCAAGCACCTGCGGGCGCTCAAACCACGGGTGGAGGCGCTGACCACCGAGCTGTTGAACGAGCTTGCGACACAGGGACCCCCGGCCGATCTGCACGCGCAGCTGGCCTTGCCGTTGCCGATCCTGGTGATCTGCGAGCTACTCGGCGTGCCCTATTCCGACCGAGCCCAATTCCGCGCCTGGGCAGACGATGCCGGCAACGTGCGCGATCACGCCCGCTCCGAGCGCGGGCTGGCCGACCTGTTCGAATACGGCCGCGGATTGGTTGCGCGCAAGCGCGCTCACCCCGGCGACGACGTGATCTCGCGGCTGTGCGCGACCGACGGTGTATCCGACGAGGACGCCGCCACCATGTCCATGTTCCTGCTCTTCGCCGGACATGAGACCACAGTGGTCCACATAGGCCTCGGCGCATTGCTGCTGCTGACGAATCACGAACAGTGGCAAGCACTTCTGGACAACCCAGCACTGATTCCCAACGCCGTCGAGGAGCTCTTGCGGGCGGCGACGACAGGAGGTGGGGCGGGTGGCGTGCCCCGCTACGCACGTACCGACTTCGTCGTCGACGACGCCACCATCCACACCGGAGACCTGGTGCTGCTGGATATCGCGGCGGCCAACCACGACCCCGCTGCGTTCACCCATCCCGAGGCCGTCGACATCGCCCGCAACGACGCCACCCATGTTGCTTTCGGATACGGCGGCCGCTACTGCATCGGCGCGCCGTTGGCGCGAGCCGAGCTGAATTCCGTTTTCACGCAACTTATTCCACGATTTCCGTCGATGCGGCTGGCGGTCGATCCCGCAACATTGCCCATGCGTCGCGACGTGCTGGCCGGCGGGCTCGTCACGCTGCCGGTGTCGTGGTGAGGCCGGGGCGTGGCCACGCGTCACATCAGGTAGGTCGGCTGGGCAAAGCCGAATCGGTGGTTGGCGTAACGCTTCAGCGCCGACGGGCTGAAGTAAGCGTGCTGGCTTAGGGTGTGCAGATCGCGAAAGCAGCGTTGCAGCGGGTGATTCGCGTGTACCGCGCCCGCACCGGTCAACTCGAACGTCACATCGACCACCTGACGTGCCGCACGCATCGCCTCTGAGGCGGCAAGCCGGAAGCCGGCACGCTGCTCGATGGACGGCGGGTCACCGGCGATGGCGGTGTCCCACAGCGCACTGACCTCATCGAGTACGAATGCCCGCGCAGACCTCAAACCGGCTTCGGCAGTGGCGAACTCGACCTGGGCAGCGGCATCCCTCGCGAGCGGCTCGGACGCCATGGCGCGCAGCTTCGTGGTCGCGAGATCGGTGAATTCGTCGAGTGCGCGCCGCGCGATCCCGAGCGGGACTCCGACCATGCCGATCCCGGCGAGCGTGAAGAACGGAATTCTCCACAACGGGCCGTCGTGGCGGGCCGGATGGAAGAACGGGCTGATGGTGTGTTCGTCGGGCACTTTGAGACCTCGGGCGGCCACATCGTTGCTGCCGGTGGCGCGCAACCCCAGGACGTCCCAGTTGTCGACGATCTCGGCGTGGGCGCGCGGGAAGAACGCAAGCCGCTGGTCGGGGCCTTGCTCGGGGATCATTCGCGGTTGGTCGCCGTCGAAGACGAAGACCCCGCCCAGGATCCACTCGGCGTGGCGGCAACCACTGGCAAACGGCCATCGCCCGTCGACGCCGAACCGGTCGCCACCGTCCGGGACGGCACGCCCGGTGGGCGCGAAGATCGTGGCCGATAAGAAGTCGGCGTCCGAACCGAACAGCGTTGTGGCGACTGCGGGTTCAAGCCAGGCGGTGAACGCCGGTGCGCCGCCGCCGATGGCGGCAACCCAGCCGGTGGAACCGTCGGCGCGCGCCAGTTCCTCGATCATCTGAATGTTGTCGGCCGGGGCTACTTCGAATCCGCCGAGCGAGCGCGGTTGCATGGCGCGGAAGATGCCGGCCGCCCGCAGTCGCTCGACCAGATCGAGGGGCAATGTCCCGAGCGCCTCGGCTTCGTCGGCGCGGCGCGTGATCTCGGGTGTCAGGGCGCGCGCCACCGCGACGGAATCGGCGCCGTTCGACAGGCTGACGGCGGGGCATGTTGCACTTGTCATGTCACGTTCCCTATTTTCATACAGTAACCAGTATTCAATACAGGAGCTTGTACTCAATTATGGGATCTGTCAACAAGCAGGCCCCCCGCCGCTACGACTCGACCCGCCGGCGCGAGCAGGCCCAGCGCAACCGGGACGCGGTGCTCGCGGCCGCCCGGCAGCGGTTCCTGGACCAGGGCTACGCGGCGACGACGATCGCCGAAATCGCGCGGGACGCCGCCGTATCGGTCGAAACGGTGTACAAGGCGTTTACGACGAAGGCGGGCGTGCTGAAAGCGCTCTTCGATGTGTCCGTCGCCGGCGACGACGAGCCGATCCCGATGGTCCAGCGAGACGTGATCCGGGCCGTCGCCGACGAGACCGATGCGGCTCGCAAACTGCGAATGTATGCCGAACACCTGGCCGCGATCATGCCGCGCAGCGCTCCGGTCCAGCTACTCGCCCGCGATGGCGCCGCGTCGTCGCCGGACGCCGGCGAGGTCTGGCAGCAGACGCGGCAGGAAACGCTGGCCGGCATGACGATGTTCGCGGCAGACCTCGCCGCAACGGGACAGCTGCGAGTCAGTGCCAGAGAAGCGCGCGATGTCCTGTGGACGTACCACGCACCCGAGCTCTACGAACTCCTTGTCCTGGAACGGGGTTGGTCGGCCACCCGCTACGGCAGGTTCCTCGCCCAAGCGCTGATCGACGCCCTGCTCGAAACCCAGGATTGAAGCCCGGGATTGAGGCCCGGGATTGAGGCCTACAGCGAGAACACCCGACGCAGGGCGTCGACGGCTCCCGGCTCGCCGGTGAAGGCGATTCGCCGCAGGGCCGCCTTGCGCTGGGCGTCGCCCGTCGCGAGACGGGCCGTCACGAGGTCTGCCGCACTGGCGGTGATCGTCACCGCGGGCTCGCCGCGAGCGCCGGCCAGGCGCCCCTCGGTAACCACGAAATCGAAACGGCGACCATCGATTTCGGCCCGGCACGCCGCTTCGAGCCCCGCCGCCTTGCCTGAGTCGAAGCCTAATAGGATGCCGGCCAGGAACCCGTTGAGCGGCGTTGCCGGTCCTTCGTCGATCGGATCCAGGTAGTCCAGGCCGAACCAGGCGAAGCTTTGCATGATCGGCAGCACCCGCTGCCAGCCCAGGTCGCTGAGGGTGTAGACCGTGCGCCCGATGGGCGCCGGCAGGTCGGCCCGGTCGACCAGCCCGGCGTCTTGCAGCTCCTTGAGTCGCTCGGCAAGCAGATTGGTTGCGATGCCGGGCAGTTCGGCGCGCAGGTCGCCGTACCGCCGCGGTCCTCCGACCAGCTCGCGCAGGATCAGTAACGTCCAGCGCTCACCCAAGACGTCGAGCCCGCGCGCGATCGGGCAGTTCTGGTTGTAGTTGCGTGTCCGCACCACCGCAGTTTACCAACGGCAGACATATTTTTCCATCTCATGGTTGATTTATTTGTCTATTAGATTTACTGTCTTGTCCATGCGTCAGAACCTCGCACTCGCCGTCATCTGCCTCGGCGTCTTCGTCATCAGCGTCGACGCCACCATCGTCAACGTCGCCCTGCCCACGCTGTCGCGCGAACTCAATGCCGACACCGCGCAGCTGCAATGGATCGTCGACGCCTACACCCTGGTCATGTCCGGGCTGCTGCTGTCGGCCGGCAGCTTCAGCGACCGCTACGGCAGACGTGGCTGGCTCAATGCCGGCCTCGCATTATTTGCGATCACGTCGGGCCTTGCAGCGCAAGCGAATTCCGCGGATCAACTGATCGCGGCGCGGGCCGCCATGGGTGTGGGTGCGGCGCTGATCTTCCCGACCACACTGGGTTTGATCACCAACATCTTCACCGACCCGGTACCCCGCGCCAAGGCGATTGGGCTGTGGGCGGCGATGGTCGGTGTCGGCGTGGCCGTGGGGCCGATCAGCGGTGGCTGGCTGCTCGAGCATTTCTGGTGGGGTGCCATCTTCATGGTGAACATCCCGATCGCGGTGGTCGCCATCGCCGGCGGCGTCTTGTTCGTGCCGACTTCTCGCGACCCCGCGGCACCACGCGTCGACGTGCCCGGCCTGGTGCTGTCGGCGGCCGGCGTCACCGCGCTGGTCTATACCGTCATCGAGGCGCCGACGTGGGGGTGGACCAGTCCCCGCGCCGCGGCCGGATTCGCCTTGGCGGCAGTCCTGCTCGCCGGGTTCGCGTTGTGGGAGCGGCGCAGCACCCATCCCATGCTGGACGTCACGGTGTTCGCCAATCGCCGGTTCTCCGGTGGCAGCCTGGCGGTGACCGCGGGCTTTCTGACCTTGTTCGGCTTTATCTTCGTCATCACCCAGTACTTCCAATTCATCAAGGAGTACAGCGCTTTTCAGAGCGGCGTGCGATTGCTGCCGGTCGCCATATCGATCGCGCTGGCCAGTGTCCTGGGGCCGCGGCTGGTGGA
The Mycobacterium sp. 050128 genome window above contains:
- a CDS encoding MFS transporter, producing the protein MRQNLALAVICLGVFVISVDATIVNVALPTLSRELNADTAQLQWIVDAYTLVMSGLLLSAGSFSDRYGRRGWLNAGLALFAITSGLAAQANSADQLIAARAAMGVGAALIFPTTLGLITNIFTDPVPRAKAIGLWAAMVGVGVAVGPISGGWLLEHFWWGAIFMVNIPIAVVAIAGGVLFVPTSRDPAAPRVDVPGLVLSAAGVTALVYTVIEAPTWGWTSPRAAAGFALAAVLLAGFALWERRSTHPMLDVTVFANRRFSGGSLAVTAGFLTLFGFIFVITQYFQFIKEYSAFQSGVRLLPVAISIALASVLGPRLVEWIGTTAVVAGGLAVFAAGLAWASTADAATSYAEIATQMLLLGGGLGLTFSPATESIMGSLSADKAGIGSAVNDTTRELGGTLGVAIVGSVFASVYSAHLGTAPALATLPTGVTAAMRSSMAVAHRVIEQLPAEHAGPVRDAVNRAFLDGLQVGSLVCAGIALAAAIVVAGLLPARQQAPQRERARHMEREDA